The following coding sequences are from one Leptolyngbya sp. NIES-3755 window:
- a CDS encoding hypothetical protein (protein of unknown function DUF820;~similar to AA sequence:cyanobase_aa:PCC8801_3851) yields the protein MVAQPKNAASSEVIYPESDGQPMSDNTKQFRWIVTIKENLEILYASEPNVFVAGDLMWYPVEGSNRLCQAPDTMVVFGRPKGDRGSYQQWKEDNIPPQVVFEILSPSNTLSEMSRKQAFYNRYGIEEYYIYDPDQNELVGLQRIDQYLADIPEIQEWVSPRLGIRFVLDDTTLNLYAPNGDRFLTPVELAAQRDQERQRAEQERQRADELEALLQQYRERFGELE from the coding sequence ATGGTCGCACAACCTAAAAATGCTGCCTCCTCAGAAGTGATTTACCCGGAGTCTGACGGTCAGCCGATGTCCGATAACACAAAGCAATTTCGCTGGATCGTCACGATCAAAGAGAATTTAGAGATCTTATACGCTTCAGAGCCAAACGTCTTTGTAGCGGGCGACTTGATGTGGTATCCGGTTGAGGGAAGTAATCGGCTGTGTCAAGCTCCAGATACGATGGTCGTATTTGGCAGACCAAAGGGCGATCGAGGTTCTTATCAACAATGGAAAGAAGATAATATTCCGCCTCAAGTCGTTTTTGAAATTTTATCTCCGAGCAACACTCTATCAGAAATGTCTCGTAAGCAAGCTTTTTACAATCGATATGGCATTGAAGAATACTATATCTATGACCCAGACCAGAATGAGCTTGTTGGATTGCAACGAATCGATCAATATTTGGCTGATATTCCTGAAATTCAAGAATGGGTCAGTCCGCGATTAGGAATCCGGTTTGTGCTGGATGATACGACTCTGAATTTGTATGCACCGAATGGCGATCGCTTTCTGACTCCGGTAGAACTCGCTGCCCAACGCGACCAAGAACGGCAACGGGCAGAACAAGAGCGGCAACGGGCAGACGAATTAGAGGCATTACTTCAGCAATATCGAGAACGCTTTGGGGAATTGGAGTAG
- a CDS encoding hypothetical protein (hypothetical protein MicvaDRAFT_4490;~similar to AA sequence:cyanobase_aa:LBDG_01870), which translates to MTPTLFGRWQTRIFLLFTVGLLVTIPFSIGILGEPSSNYIGILVWIALFGIGWDVLYDRIQKFRWDRDWPASFQLLAGLWEAVFILFILNGLGIELPGIEDLPIRLGTFIFHYSTVWLTVFTASQTLMRVVFPRWRFRGGKWL; encoded by the coding sequence ATGACCCCGACGCTTTTTGGTCGATGGCAAACTCGGATTTTTCTGCTATTTACGGTTGGGCTTCTGGTCACAATTCCGTTTTCGATCGGCATTTTGGGAGAGCCATCGAGCAACTATATCGGCATTTTGGTATGGATTGCACTGTTTGGAATTGGATGGGATGTGTTGTACGATCGCATTCAAAAATTCCGCTGGGATCGCGACTGGCCCGCTAGTTTCCAGCTTCTTGCAGGTCTCTGGGAAGCGGTCTTTATCTTGTTTATTCTCAACGGGCTTGGAATTGAACTACCAGGGATTGAAGACCTTCCTATTCGCTTAGGCACGTTCATTTTTCACTACAGTACTGTTTGGCTAACGGTGTTTACTGCCTCTCAAACTCTGATGCGAGTAGTTTTTCCCCGTTGGCGATTTCGTGGAGGCAAATGGCTTTAG
- a CDS encoding Na+/H+ antiporter (similar to AA sequence:cyanobase_aa:LBDG_01880), which yields MHYLLTIPGLPLADPVYVFALILGLILLAMNLSSRLRLPMIVLLIAFGAIAGTNGFNIIARDAQLILLERIGLLYIMLLAGLGLNLDVLKRSSKKVLSFGLLTFGVPFTIGFITGQLLTNNLLVSVLLGILYSPHTLMAYPIVVSLGIVQQEAIAVAVGGSVITTILTLVSYAIVKAIHSGGVGIELWIKLLIVFPIVVIGCFKVLPALAKRFVKDEQQPIQAFLFVLAAMFFTATLTHAIGIDAIVGAFLSGLALSRSVPKESELMRRLEFVGNSLFIPAFALSVGVLSDPKVFVRHPENLGIAALVILGAVGAKYLAAWFTGQWFRYPGASVMTMFGLTMSRSALVLVIALFGKNAGLLTDGIFNAIVAYIAVTCLIGPVVTTVSGRVMNQSRLIESR from the coding sequence ATGCACTATCTTTTAACAATTCCCGGTTTACCGCTGGCTGATCCGGTTTATGTCTTTGCTTTGATTCTAGGGCTGATTTTGCTTGCAATGAATCTATCCTCTCGGTTAAGACTACCGATGATTGTTCTACTCATTGCGTTTGGTGCGATCGCTGGAACAAACGGATTTAATATCATCGCTCGTGATGCTCAATTGATTCTCCTAGAGCGGATTGGATTGCTCTACATTATGCTGCTGGCAGGATTGGGGTTGAATCTTGATGTACTCAAGCGATCGAGCAAAAAGGTTCTGTCCTTCGGATTGCTCACGTTTGGGGTTCCATTTACGATCGGGTTTATTACCGGACAACTGTTGACGAACAATTTACTGGTATCCGTATTGCTAGGAATTCTCTACTCGCCACATACGTTGATGGCTTATCCAATTGTGGTTTCGCTCGGAATTGTGCAACAAGAAGCGATCGCGGTTGCGGTTGGTGGCTCAGTGATTACGACAATTCTGACCTTGGTGAGCTATGCGATCGTCAAAGCAATTCATTCGGGTGGCGTTGGAATTGAGCTTTGGATCAAGTTACTAATTGTTTTCCCGATCGTTGTAATCGGTTGCTTCAAAGTTTTACCCGCTTTAGCAAAACGATTTGTGAAAGATGAACAACAGCCGATTCAAGCTTTTCTATTTGTATTAGCAGCGATGTTTTTTACAGCAACATTGACCCATGCGATCGGGATTGATGCGATCGTAGGAGCATTTCTCTCAGGTCTTGCTTTGAGTCGTTCTGTCCCGAAAGAAAGTGAACTGATGCGGCGACTAGAATTTGTTGGTAATAGCTTATTTATTCCCGCCTTTGCACTATCAGTCGGTGTACTATCTGATCCGAAAGTCTTTGTGCGACATCCAGAAAATCTGGGAATAGCAGCTTTAGTAATTTTAGGTGCAGTTGGAGCGAAGTATTTAGCAGCTTGGTTTACAGGACAATGGTTTCGCTATCCTGGAGCTTCGGTCATGACGATGTTTGGATTAACCATGTCCCGATCAGCTTTGGTGCTGGTGATTGCTTTGTTCGGGAAGAATGCGGGATTGCTGACTGACGGAATTTTTAATGCGATCGTGGCTTATATTGCGGTGACTTGTTTAATCGGTCCAGTCGTGACGACAGTTTCCGGTAGAGTGATGAATCAAAGTCGCCTGATTGAGAGTCGCTGA
- a CDS encoding hypothetical protein (similar to AA sequence:cyanobase_aa:LBDG_01890), translated as MPVTVTLFWNDPVTEAEQEIVAITPIAIGRSPEAIAAEGIPERQHVILNSLQVSRFHALIEWKDRELIVSDRRSSNGILVNGRSCETATLADGDVLQVGPFQITVLRTQFPSRVTTTARSPAIRPQSNFPPAWLIESDRVSLSDLAREGKEIEQIDFAALGGGLGSFVWVDLLRLSGIRADQIRVLGKVQFDQSGNIRPDANQKPYWNYKQLCEFSQIPAHERLRSNSDSCPDNIWGFPSYALREAWTDFSKGEMGHALKLLWQVFAEPTGIETYTPRSGRVFDSIDREIRRIGWQQMFRYGDIRAIRKTNDDRYVIAYSRSSVQGSDYRYLVARQVQVAIGYPALRYLPLVTAYREKTKEAFHDRLVVNAYEDHQHLYQQLKSRGGGIVILQGRGIVASRIIQRIYEMRQEGCKIQLIHLLRSPVPQGHRYETSQRVVKNHQELQPFNWPKACWGGELREKLENATPEERKRLLSDWGGTTTADRRDWQEMIDQGIRSGWYRILFGEIKDLQRQGDHLRIDTLEKAEGRITNEQMIKVDFLIDATGLTNEIQFSPLLKDLVLRYKLELNPTQRLSVSNAFEINGMRNGTARMYAAGAMTLGGPYAAVDSFLGLQYAAIVAVDDLQSANVPGLKGLNGMRSFEQWMRWVQNQSP; from the coding sequence ATGCCTGTTACTGTTACGCTGTTTTGGAATGACCCGGTGACTGAAGCCGAACAAGAAATTGTCGCGATTACCCCGATCGCAATCGGTCGCAGTCCTGAAGCGATCGCGGCTGAAGGCATTCCAGAACGACAGCATGTGATCCTCAATAGTCTTCAAGTGTCCCGGTTTCATGCCTTGATCGAGTGGAAAGATCGAGAATTGATCGTGAGCGATCGACGAAGCAGTAATGGCATTTTAGTCAATGGTCGAAGTTGTGAGACGGCAACTTTAGCCGATGGTGATGTGTTGCAAGTGGGACCTTTTCAAATCACTGTATTGCGAACTCAGTTTCCTTCACGGGTCACGACAACTGCTCGTTCACCTGCAATTCGACCCCAATCGAACTTTCCGCCTGCTTGGTTGATTGAAAGCGATCGCGTTTCTCTGTCTGATTTAGCTCGCGAAGGTAAAGAGATCGAGCAGATTGATTTTGCGGCACTGGGTGGAGGGTTAGGAAGTTTTGTCTGGGTTGATTTACTAAGACTCTCTGGAATTCGTGCCGATCAAATTCGAGTGTTGGGCAAAGTTCAGTTTGATCAATCCGGTAACATTCGCCCCGATGCAAATCAGAAACCGTACTGGAACTATAAGCAACTCTGTGAATTCTCTCAAATTCCTGCTCATGAAAGACTTCGATCGAACTCTGATTCGTGCCCAGATAACATTTGGGGGTTTCCGAGCTACGCCCTGAGAGAAGCTTGGACAGATTTTAGTAAGGGCGAGATGGGTCATGCACTAAAACTGTTGTGGCAAGTCTTTGCAGAACCGACAGGAATCGAAACTTACACACCGCGATCGGGAAGAGTCTTTGATTCTATCGATCGAGAAATTCGCCGAATCGGATGGCAGCAGATGTTCCGTTACGGAGATATTCGAGCAATTCGCAAAACCAATGACGATCGCTATGTGATTGCTTATTCTCGCAGTAGTGTTCAAGGTTCGGACTATCGCTATTTAGTGGCACGACAGGTTCAAGTCGCAATTGGCTATCCTGCTCTGCGTTATTTGCCATTAGTAACAGCTTATCGAGAGAAAACCAAAGAAGCATTTCACGATCGCTTAGTAGTGAATGCGTATGAAGACCATCAGCATCTCTATCAACAGCTTAAAAGCCGTGGAGGTGGCATTGTGATTCTGCAAGGTCGCGGCATTGTGGCATCTCGGATCATTCAGCGAATTTATGAGATGCGACAAGAGGGATGTAAGATTCAACTGATTCACCTACTCCGATCGCCTGTGCCGCAGGGACATCGCTATGAAACTTCTCAGCGGGTGGTGAAAAATCATCAAGAACTCCAACCGTTTAATTGGCCCAAAGCTTGTTGGGGCGGGGAACTGAGAGAGAAATTAGAAAATGCCACTCCTGAAGAACGCAAGCGGCTCCTGAGTGACTGGGGTGGAACGACCACTGCCGATCGACGAGATTGGCAAGAAATGATTGATCAAGGAATTCGATCGGGTTGGTATCGGATTTTGTTTGGTGAGATCAAAGATTTGCAGCGACAAGGCGATCATCTCCGAATCGACACCTTAGAGAAAGCAGAAGGACGAATTACAAATGAGCAAATGATCAAAGTGGATTTTCTGATTGATGCCACGGGTCTAACGAATGAAATTCAATTTAGTCCATTGCTCAAAGATCTGGTGCTGCGCTACAAGCTTGAACTTAATCCGACTCAGCGGCTTTCTGTCAGCAATGCGTTTGAAATCAATGGCATGAGAAATGGTACGGCGCGAATGTATGCAGCGGGAGCGATGACACTTGGAGGACCTTATGCAGCAGTGGATAGCTTTTTAGGACTTCAATATGCAGCGATCGTGGCAGTGGATGATTTGCAGTCAGCGAATGTTCCGGGGCTGAAAGGATTGAATGGAATGCGATCGTTTGAACAATGGATGCGTTGGGTGCAAAATCAATCGCCTTAA
- a CDS encoding hypothetical protein (hypothetical protein L8106_12505;~similar to AA sequence:cyanobase_aa:LBDG_01900), producing the protein MGFRFTIRETYPLIAMKELVLTWNSGTQSQVIRSNQPGTSANRFRIGRDPLTCDLVLPSVTPEDLSVSKLHVEIYFDPERDRFFLHNLKGGSNPPKLYGQMVYDTPVAIDKNGVLQLGKREFVIAVLVPKAVTVPPTPPIESPKPDMKPLMCPHCHTGYTYEEYGQLNGRCPNDGFPLHGASVYIPQNH; encoded by the coding sequence ATGGGATTCAGATTCACGATTAGAGAAACGTATCCATTGATCGCAATGAAAGAGTTGGTTCTCACCTGGAATAGCGGAACTCAAAGTCAAGTGATTCGATCGAATCAGCCTGGAACCAGTGCGAATCGGTTTCGGATTGGGCGAGATCCCTTAACTTGTGATTTGGTGTTGCCATCCGTCACTCCAGAAGATTTATCGGTTTCTAAATTACACGTGGAAATCTATTTTGATCCGGAGCGCGATCGCTTTTTTCTCCACAATTTGAAAGGCGGAAGCAATCCTCCCAAGCTTTATGGTCAGATGGTTTACGATACTCCAGTTGCGATCGATAAAAATGGAGTTTTACAGCTTGGAAAACGAGAATTTGTCATTGCAGTCCTGGTTCCAAAAGCGGTCACCGTTCCCCCCACGCCCCCGATCGAATCTCCAAAACCGGATATGAAGCCGCTGATGTGTCCGCATTGTCACACGGGCTACACTTACGAAGAGTATGGACAGTTGAACGGTCGCTGTCCGAATGATGGCTTTCCGCTGCATGGAGCTTCTGTTTACATTCCCCAAAACCATTAA
- a CDS encoding hypothetical protein (similar to AA sequence:cyanobase_aa:LBDG_01920), with translation MKSPNYYARTETNQRENNEDFFNGFLIEDQGGQVPVLVVADGMGGHEHGEDVSRQAVLKVEDFLKKTIQQIADHSDPVEYLKHCLLDAIESANELVQRMVSVNGWDRAGSTIVIALVWQNKVIAANLGDSPLFHWSQKTGELVRVTQDHSVPGILAEAKLITEEMARYHERRGQLEFFLGNKTLPQPDPVYERTLEPSDLLLLCSDGISGSLSREQVRAILADSTIDLPDKAEQLIQAARDEGETDNQTVMLWRHKVPSQTTSTRKIAHSTAVQARSRSMVQTSQPTLIQSSIAPQVHSRDRRKRSISRKGLFILGAISLTITITLVWLLFQVIGVLQAHLGGSNLQPAANPVQQPIQPKPAPKVQSFQGSVITTIDENNQIIEWAAPKLKPGEKECRSNIPDVTDIQIIVSQSDEQLTTQSERTRCIRVWKPKLSQGVSPRPTTPSVEVPIVSIQGERA, from the coding sequence ATGAAGAGTCCTAACTATTACGCTCGTACCGAAACTAATCAACGAGAAAACAATGAAGATTTTTTTAACGGGTTCTTGATCGAGGATCAAGGGGGACAAGTCCCAGTTTTGGTAGTTGCGGACGGCATGGGAGGACACGAACACGGCGAAGATGTCAGTCGTCAAGCGGTGCTGAAAGTCGAAGATTTTCTAAAGAAAACGATTCAGCAAATTGCAGATCACTCTGATCCCGTCGAGTACTTAAAACACTGTTTACTCGATGCGATCGAGAGTGCAAATGAGTTGGTTCAACGCATGGTCAGCGTTAATGGCTGGGATCGGGCGGGATCAACGATCGTGATTGCTCTGGTTTGGCAGAATAAAGTCATTGCAGCAAACTTAGGCGATAGTCCATTATTTCACTGGAGTCAGAAAACGGGCGAACTCGTTCGGGTGACTCAAGATCATTCGGTTCCAGGCATTCTCGCAGAAGCCAAATTGATCACCGAAGAAATGGCAAGGTATCACGAACGACGCGGACAGTTAGAGTTTTTCTTAGGAAACAAAACTTTGCCGCAACCTGATCCCGTTTATGAGCGAACTTTAGAACCGAGTGATCTTTTACTTTTATGTTCGGATGGAATTAGTGGATCACTGAGTCGGGAGCAAGTTCGAGCAATACTAGCGGATTCTACGATCGATTTACCTGATAAAGCGGAGCAACTGATCCAAGCCGCAAGAGACGAAGGAGAAACAGACAATCAAACGGTAATGTTATGGCGGCACAAAGTTCCTTCACAAACCACTTCAACTCGTAAGATTGCTCATTCAACCGCAGTCCAAGCTCGATCGCGAAGCATGGTGCAAACGTCGCAGCCGACTTTAATTCAATCTTCGATTGCGCCTCAGGTACACTCTCGCGATCGACGAAAGCGATCGATTTCACGCAAAGGACTATTCATCCTCGGAGCAATTTCTCTCACGATTACGATCACGCTCGTTTGGTTGCTATTTCAAGTCATTGGAGTCTTGCAAGCCCATCTGGGTGGATCAAACCTTCAACCTGCTGCTAACCCTGTTCAACAACCCATTCAGCCCAAACCTGCCCCAAAAGTTCAATCGTTTCAGGGTTCTGTGATCACGACGATCGATGAGAATAATCAAATCATCGAGTGGGCAGCCCCCAAGCTAAAACCGGGAGAAAAAGAATGTCGATCGAACATTCCAGATGTGACTGATATTCAAATCATCGTGAGTCAATCCGATGAGCAACTGACCACACAAAGCGAAAGAACCAGGTGCATTCGAGTTTGGAAGCCCAAACTTTCTCAAGGAGTCTCACCTCGACCCACAACCCCCTCTGTAGAGGTTCCGATCGTCTCTATTCAAGGTGAACGCGCATGA
- a CDS encoding serine/threonine protein kinase (similar to AA sequence:cyanobase_aa:Cyan7425_3060), with the protein MRCLNCGFDKLPLNSAHCTNCGVHLPSLLRDCLESGTLLHHNTYRIDYPLGRGGFGITYRAFDIHLERSVAIKEFYPQEHAFREGLTGRLVIPNTKQDVYHRGLQRFLREGTLLAKLKHSGVVDVYNAFQERDTAYLVMELIKGRTLRDELEEQPGRRLNVDRIREIMSQLVNALTVVHQQEMYHLDIAPDNVLVSSDGRVVLIDFGASRQGLGGGTTQAFKEAYAPPEVIDGKHTDARSDLFELGMMLHELLSGELPPSSISRLLSYAHHGAELWDPMQVSEPWRSLIGSAIRLNPDERPREVQAWWKSLDFANQETVLTPQRTPTPQRFPTPVPLPDPIPSPIPPTVVIPKTSRPPTPIPTPVPTPVPTVQDFTSPAIASPPSRPKYAGFWLRLVADLIDRTILILASAIVLAANRDQPNINDYFQSITVLYIFLGLLYTSVLESSRMQATFGKYLMGIQVTDRNWRRLTLQRAFVRDLCKIFSYITFGLGFLMACFTETRQALHDSITNCFVIRKT; encoded by the coding sequence ATGAGATGTCTCAATTGCGGTTTCGACAAGTTGCCGCTCAATTCAGCCCATTGCACCAACTGTGGTGTTCATCTTCCATCCCTATTACGGGATTGTTTGGAATCAGGAACATTACTACACCATAATACTTACCGAATCGATTATCCTCTCGGTCGAGGCGGATTTGGCATTACCTATCGTGCCTTTGATATTCATCTCGAACGATCAGTCGCGATCAAAGAGTTTTACCCACAAGAACATGCTTTTCGTGAAGGATTAACCGGACGCTTAGTGATTCCAAATACCAAGCAGGATGTGTATCATCGTGGACTCCAGCGATTTTTGCGAGAAGGAACGCTACTAGCAAAGCTAAAACACTCTGGTGTGGTTGATGTTTACAACGCCTTTCAAGAGCGGGATACAGCTTATCTCGTGATGGAATTGATCAAAGGGCGAACGTTGCGCGATGAACTGGAAGAACAACCCGGACGGCGATTGAATGTCGATCGTATTCGCGAAATTATGTCTCAGTTGGTGAATGCGCTTACTGTCGTGCATCAGCAAGAGATGTATCACCTCGATATTGCTCCAGATAATGTGCTGGTGTCTTCTGACGGTCGCGTTGTCTTAATCGACTTTGGAGCTTCCCGGCAAGGCTTAGGAGGGGGAACCACGCAAGCTTTTAAAGAAGCGTATGCGCCTCCTGAAGTAATCGACGGAAAACATACTGATGCTCGGAGTGATTTATTCGAGTTAGGCATGATGTTGCACGAACTCTTGAGCGGAGAATTACCTCCTTCATCGATTTCACGACTTTTGAGCTATGCCCATCATGGGGCTGAGCTTTGGGACCCGATGCAAGTTTCAGAACCTTGGCGTAGTTTGATTGGGAGTGCGATCCGACTGAATCCTGATGAGCGTCCCAGAGAGGTTCAAGCTTGGTGGAAGTCGCTCGATTTCGCCAACCAAGAAACAGTGCTTACTCCCCAAAGAACACCCACTCCGCAGCGTTTTCCAACTCCGGTTCCGTTGCCTGATCCAATACCTTCTCCGATTCCGCCCACGGTGGTCATTCCCAAGACAAGTCGTCCACCTACGCCGATTCCAACCCCAGTTCCAACCCCAGTTCCAACCGTTCAAGACTTTACCTCACCTGCGATCGCATCTCCACCCTCCAGACCGAAATATGCCGGATTTTGGTTGAGATTGGTTGCAGATTTAATCGATCGAACAATCCTCATTCTTGCGAGTGCGATCGTGCTGGCAGCCAATCGCGATCAACCCAATATCAATGACTATTTTCAATCGATCACGGTGCTCTACATCTTTCTCGGATTGTTATATACCTCTGTGCTGGAAAGTTCCAGAATGCAGGCAACTTTCGGCAAGTATCTGATGGGAATTCAGGTTACAGATAGAAATTGGAGACGGTTAACGTTACAGCGAGCGTTTGTGCGAGATCTGTGCAAAATCTTCTCCTACATCACTTTCGGGCTTGGATTCCTGATGGCATGTTTTACAGAAACCCGTCAGGCACTACACGACAGCATCACCAACTGTTTCGTCATAAGGAAAACCTAA
- a CDS encoding RDD domain-containing protein (similar to AA sequence:cyanobase_aa:Tery_2608): MINQLQYVGIPKRCLALFIDGLIQTVVGFVVFFGISKVELETTTKLFSYALLAAVVQWGYYGLMESSKARGTFGKMALGISVCNSMGGQISLKQATLRFLGKSLWFVLFFVGAAIALVPLVAGKQNSPLLFITMALWLVSFLLGAVGYLMPAFIPERQALHDRIAHTFVIEDDSADRQVSQKIIFQMIAIAVVARLLFNVIPGIPISITNSNNDSSQANQQTPVRNTPNRGTTGSKRPANSNTTPEALTITRCGVTEQLSPPSPNSYIDGDWKVNFAVGIEAHESTLRMKGATGVMRTQFFDKDANKTRTVVQQMNLKVSSSGIWLLGSNPVNEETNQPDANYSPDNIFMQRAPSGQFNAVNCDNNNNLSRVSIAPVNN, translated from the coding sequence ATGATCAATCAGCTTCAGTATGTTGGAATTCCAAAACGGTGTCTTGCGCTATTCATTGATGGCTTGATTCAAACCGTTGTGGGCTTTGTGGTCTTTTTTGGCATTTCCAAAGTAGAACTCGAAACCACAACAAAACTATTTTCTTATGCGCTCCTCGCGGCGGTGGTTCAATGGGGCTACTACGGCTTGATGGAAAGCTCCAAAGCGCGAGGAACATTCGGCAAAATGGCGCTAGGGATTAGTGTCTGTAATTCAATGGGTGGACAGATTTCACTCAAACAAGCCACGCTTAGATTTTTGGGCAAATCGCTTTGGTTCGTGCTCTTTTTTGTGGGAGCCGCGATCGCACTGGTTCCTCTCGTTGCAGGCAAGCAAAACTCACCCCTGCTGTTTATTACAATGGCGCTCTGGTTAGTCTCCTTCTTGCTGGGAGCCGTGGGTTATCTGATGCCCGCCTTTATTCCAGAGCGACAAGCATTGCACGATCGGATTGCTCATACGTTTGTGATTGAAGATGATAGTGCCGATCGACAAGTTTCGCAGAAAATTATCTTTCAAATGATTGCGATCGCGGTTGTTGCAAGATTGCTCTTCAATGTCATTCCAGGAATTCCAATTTCGATTACAAATAGCAATAACGACTCTTCTCAAGCGAATCAGCAAACCCCTGTTCGCAATACTCCAAACCGAGGGACGACTGGCTCTAAGCGTCCTGCCAATTCAAATACCACTCCAGAAGCGTTAACGATTACTCGTTGTGGAGTTACAGAGCAACTGTCGCCCCCCAGTCCGAATTCTTACATTGATGGGGATTGGAAGGTGAATTTTGCAGTGGGCATCGAAGCTCATGAATCGACGCTGAGAATGAAGGGAGCCACTGGAGTGATGCGAACTCAATTCTTTGACAAAGATGCGAATAAAACCAGAACGGTCGTACAACAAATGAACCTCAAAGTTTCTTCAAGCGGAATTTGGTTGCTCGGATCAAATCCGGTGAATGAGGAAACGAACCAACCTGATGCAAATTACAGCCCGGATAACATTTTCATGCAGCGTGCTCCATCCGGTCAATTTAATGCTGTGAACTGCGATAACAATAACAATCTTTCGCGTGTGTCGATCGCCCCTGTTAATAACTAA
- a CDS encoding serine/threonine kinase protein (similar to AA sequence:cyanobase_aa:Tery_1030), whose amino-acid sequence MHDRVLQNYRGGMIALQIPSIDQVELLDLLGVGGFGTVWKVRNPATGKLYVLKIIQAIKPNTVLVERVRLEAEVSIPSKHIVPVVGLKEWDSSTFLILFELFEARSLDKVLAEETLKPEQKRQIFDQILIGVADAHRSNIIHRDLKPENILVGKDHHVKLIDFGLSKFKGKGLTLTGEVMGTPPYMSPELLIYGSKIADARVDIYALGHILYELAMGYTFWAKQGWLANRFDNFVKFLGQNPQPTECIDLSDFHCDFYHNAIAVLARMVKTNADDRFASVEEVIMALTHEPSRKTMPPIPEVEESRGISFNYPLLTVESGTNRDARTLVALEPGESIVLGRADIAGNDLSISSKHLMFTRQHGRYFVNDFHSKNGTLLRGMLLNPNAPPMEVQNNDRIKVGDIFLRFNSPV is encoded by the coding sequence ATGCACGATCGTGTTTTGCAAAACTATCGAGGTGGCATGATTGCGCTCCAGATTCCATCGATCGATCAAGTCGAATTGCTCGATTTGCTCGGAGTCGGTGGCTTTGGAACCGTTTGGAAAGTTCGCAATCCAGCAACCGGAAAGCTCTATGTGCTCAAGATCATTCAGGCGATTAAACCGAATACGGTGCTGGTTGAACGAGTTCGACTAGAGGCTGAAGTTTCAATTCCATCGAAGCATATTGTTCCGGTCGTTGGTTTGAAGGAATGGGATTCGAGTACGTTTCTGATTTTGTTTGAACTGTTTGAAGCGCGATCGCTGGATAAAGTTCTGGCAGAAGAAACCCTGAAACCTGAGCAAAAACGCCAAATTTTCGATCAGATCTTGATCGGAGTTGCAGATGCTCATCGAAGTAACATCATTCACCGGGATCTCAAGCCAGAAAACATTCTCGTTGGCAAAGATCACCATGTGAAGCTGATCGATTTTGGACTCTCGAAGTTCAAAGGCAAAGGATTAACGCTGACCGGTGAAGTCATGGGGACACCACCGTATATGTCTCCCGAACTCTTGATCTATGGATCTAAGATTGCGGATGCGCGAGTCGATATCTATGCGCTTGGACATATTTTGTATGAATTAGCAATGGGCTACACCTTTTGGGCAAAACAAGGCTGGCTCGCCAATCGATTTGATAACTTTGTCAAATTCTTGGGGCAAAACCCACAACCGACCGAGTGCATCGATTTGAGCGATTTCCACTGCGACTTTTATCACAATGCGATCGCCGTTCTGGCTCGGATGGTGAAAACCAACGCAGACGATCGATTCGCATCGGTTGAAGAAGTGATCATGGCACTGACTCATGAACCGAGTCGAAAAACAATGCCGCCGATTCCGGAAGTTGAAGAAAGCAGGGGTATCTCCTTTAACTATCCTTTGCTCACGGTAGAATCTGGAACAAATCGCGATGCTCGAACGCTAGTGGCACTAGAACCGGGAGAGTCGATCGTACTGGGTCGAGCCGATATTGCAGGGAATGATCTGAGTATCAGCAGCAAGCATCTCATGTTTACTCGCCAGCATGGACGCTATTTTGTCAATGACTTTCATAGTAAAAACGGAACTCTGCTTCGCGGCATGTTACTCAATCCGAATGCTCCCCCAATGGAAGTGCAGAACAACGATCGCATCAAGGTTGGGGATATTTTTCTTCGCTTCAATTCACCTGTTTGA